Sequence from the Deinococcus reticulitermitis genome:
GAATCCCGACGAGCTGCCCGAGCTGCCCGCTCCGGAGCACCCGCAACACCGCCTGAAAAAAGGGCGTGGTCCGCAGCACATGGCACACCGTGACCCGGCCTGCCGAGCGGGCTTCGGCGTCCAGCACCCGCGCGAGGTCCGCCTCGTCCAGGCAGATCGGCTTTTCGAGCAGCACGTCGTACCCGAGCGCCAGCGCCCGCAGACACGGCTCGACGTGGGCGTCGTCGGGCGTGGCGATCACCACCGCGTCGGCCACCCGCCCCAGAGCGAAAAAGTCGTCCCAGTGGGCAAAACAGTGCTCCGGCCCCAGCCCATGCCGCGCGGCCACCTCAGCCAGCCGGGCCGGACGCGGCTCGACGAGCGCGGTGACGGCGGCCCCCTGCGCCGCCAGCAGCCGGGCGTACACGTCTGCCCCCCGGTTGCCGCAGCCGAGAATCGCCACCCGGGGTGTCCCCCTCATGTCGGCCTCTTCATGGCTGGCCCCCACCTTCACGCCGGCCACCGTCCATAGCCGCGCAGCCCCGCGAGGAGCCGCGCGCCGTACTCGCCCTCGCCCAGCCGCTCCACCGTGACCCGCATGTGCGTGGCGTTGGCGTGAAGCAGCTCGCGCTCGCCCAGCATCAGCCCCACGTGCCCCTCGAAAAAAGCGAGGTCCCCCGGTTGCGGCGGCTCCTGCGACGGGGCGAGGCGCCGCAGGGCGGCCTCCTGCTGATCGGCGTCGCGCGGCAGGGGCCGGCTCCAGGCGGCATACACGAGCTGCGTCAGCCCCGAGCAGTCCAGCCCCCAGGCGCTGCGCCCACCCCAGACATAGGGCACCTCCAGGAAGCGCCGGGCGAACGTCCCCACGTCAAACGGACGCGGCAGGGGAGAGACGATCACCTCCTGCACCCACGCCTCCTCGCCGTCCGGCAGCGTGACCGGGCACCAGCGCCGCCCCTTTTC
This genomic interval carries:
- a CDS encoding C40 family peptidase → MIPPADPRLQAHDARRRWAQPPAPPGWRELTPTPAWARARLSLRAHPEEDAAQVSEALPGEALEQLAVDGAWTWVRTAHDRYLGWGRADGVTLTRPPGDLTVTALRAHAYAGPRVSRPRVAELCFGARLGRAPGEAVTEKGRRWCPVTLPDGEEAWVQEVIVSPLPRPFDVGTFARRFLEVPYVWGGRSAWGLDCSGLTQLVYAAWSRPLPRDADQQEAALRRLAPSQEPPQPGDLAFFEGHVGLMLGERELLHANATHMRVTVERLGEGEYGARLLAGLRGYGRWPA